CAGGTCCCCATCACGCTGGGCGTCTTCCTCAACTCCTACTACGACGTGAAGTTCAACGTCCTCGGGATGGCGTTCGCCACCATGGGCGTCCTGGTGACCTCCCTCTACCAAGTGGTGGGTAATGGCGGGAAGGGCAGGCGGGAGCGTTGTGGTGGCTGTGGGCTTCGAGGTGCTGCCCCTTTGGGTTAGGTCGCCTGTAAACGGCAGGTTGCCTTATGGGAAACTGTCCATAGTCtgttataaatatataaaaatactaaattttttAATTGCTCAAGGAATTTGTACAATTTTAAGGTAAATAGTTTAAGGAATTGATAGCCCTCACTGCTAAAATTGGGGTGTCGACTTCAATGTGGCCATGAGCATATTTTCAAGGGGTGAAGATGGCTTTATCAGTAAAACTCTGTTTTTCTAAAGAGAACAGATTTACTCCTTGCTGAAGCCAGTGCCTTGTGTCTGAGCCTTTCCCTAGAAAGGGCATTTTCCACTCGTTCAGTTTATCCCGTGGTTTATCCCTCAACTATTTACATTTTATCAGCATCCTTCCTCAATTTTAACTATACACAGTCTAAGGTGGATTTGTAGAGTGTGAATTCATATATATGCACAGTATAACCTTTCTGGCTGGTTATGGCTGTAAAATAGGTATGTCCAAGGACTGCCTTAGCCCTTTCCCCTATAACATCATACTAAAGCTCAAGACCAGCTCATTATCAGCCGTGACTCTGTCTCCTGTCACGCTGATGTGATGCTCATCACgaatttaaacattaatttctttgaaacaggTGTACTGTGCTCCAAAAGAGGTGAGGCTTTTTGACCTGTAGTGTGCAAGATGATAAATAATGGTCTCTTGTCCTGTTTTGGggcgggaggaggagagagatgcTGCCTAATAACCTTAAGTGATGGTGTGCGTGCTGGAGGAACAATAGTACCCGAGTGaaattattatgtattttttcttaaaaacttaGCAAGTTTGTATGCTGGAATCCATGTTACCAATTAATGTGATTTATGAAGTATTAAACATTCTTCAGTGTGATACAAAGATGCATCTTTTTGGCTGCACCATCCCTCTTCATAACCACAGATAACCTAACATCTCGTAAAGCACACTACATTGAAAATCCAAGTTATAGTCAATTGAAATGAAATCCAGTAAATTTGGAACAAACTGgcaaaagaaagacaaacaTTTACTGGTTTTGTTAGCTTGTGCAtggaggaaaatgagaagaaagggGCAAAAGCAGATCTCTGCTCAGGCAAAGGTGCTTAGCTCCATCATAGACAGTCTGGAATTTGTCTTGAGGATAAAAGGGAcctggtcttttttttcccagctctgctacttttttggttttcctcaagAATAGCACTTTCTCACGTGGCTTTTGTGCTTGCAAGAGACAAAGACATGGGCCTCCAGTAGGCAAAGGCAGAAGATGATGCTCAACAACCTGTTCATGTAGTATTGTCCCTATGAGACCTGCTCTGTGCTAGTAGCCAGTTTGCTTTTGCTTGAGTTTTCAATtgatgattttgttttgtttttttcccttgtgtgtaacagctttctcttttggttttagTGGGTAGGAGCTAAGCAGCATGAGTTGCAGGTAAACTCTATGCAGTTGCTGTACTATCAGGCACCAATGTCCTCAGCTATGTTGTTGTTCATCATACCCTTCTTTGAGCCAGTCTTTGGAGACGGGGGAATATTTGGGCCCTGGACGCTTTCTGCTGTGGTAAGGCTTTTATTgactttatttaaatataaataatcaTCGCTGATGTAGTTAAATTTGGCAGTCAGAACTGTTTCTTtgtgaaacagatttttgtaCAGTCATTGACTATGATGAGATGAGAGGGGCAtgtgaaagaataaaaacaccCTTGTGTCCGCCCCACTTCCTCGCAGAGGAGTCTGTCTGACAATCGACTTATCTCCttattcttgtttctgtttagaGGGCATCTGAGCAACAGGAAAATCTGACAAAATCCAGAAGCTTCCCCTAGTGTATTAAATTAAGGCTATGTAAGTGCCCTAGTTCCAGCTCTTACTGTCcactcagaaaagaaataagcatgCTCACTTTGACACTCTCCACTCCTCTTCTGTGGAAGGATGCCAGTGTTGGTTGTTCTCTAGAattgctggtttattttcacCAAGGAGGCTATGATTTCTCTCTATCCTTCTGTCCAGCAAAGAGCCAATGGCACATTCATACCGCTGCTGATGGTGCTGCTCAGTGATGGGTCCTTTCTTGTAGCGCTGCGGTTTATGAATGGGATAGCAAGTATTCACAGGGATAAAATTGGATGTTTTTAAGAATAGTTTTTAGCGTGACCATAAGTAAGACCTTGTCTGAAAGGTAAAGCCTATGACCTCTGTGTGTATGAGTAGCCAGACTTGCCAAATCATTCTTCAAGTGATTTCTAAATTGCTGagtgaaggagaaaaggctTGTGGTTCTATCAGTATATATTTATGGACATCATACCCTGAGCTACTTTTACACATCACCAGTGTCTGTGCTGATCTGAAGCTGTTCCTATTTTTGTTCTCCATATGTTTTTCTTGCCTGATATTTTGCATTTGGAAGTAAAGGCAACTAAATAAATAACGTGGAATGTATCTACAAATGGCCAAAAGCATGCCAGATTACTGACCGTGTCCGTTAATCCACAGATAATGGTACTGCTGTCTGGAGTAGTAGCCTTTATGGTAAACTTGTCCATTTACTGGATCATTGGAAATACGTCACCTGTCACGTATCCTTTGTGCCATTAGTTGTTTCTCCAGTTTCCAGATGAATTACGTTAGCATTCATTCGGGCTGATTTACTGTGGGAAAACTGTTTGGTCACCTGCCTGCTTTATCTTACATGGTGAAGCTAGAAAAGCATGTTCATGTTTCAGTGTATTTCACTTCTCTGTATAGATAATGGCGATTAACTTACTGATGTGACCTTCGCACCTACAAAGAGTATTTGCCCACACTTTGACTCCCTTGAGGAAGTGTTGGTGTGTCAGTTTGGCGTGTACAATGGGCAGATGGCTTTAGGTGGGGCTTAAttctcagagctgcagagacaTGGGAAAGTTGCACGAGTTGGAGTCAGGGTGATATACCACTGCATGCTTTGAGTGTAATTAATGATGTTCCcaagtgtttctttttacaaaaaacACTACTGCTATTTGCTATTATCCTTAACAGATCTCTAGGTATAACATGTTTGGACATTTCAAGTTCTGCATCACCCTCCTGGGAGGGTGCCTCTTATTTAAGGATCCACTGTCTGTTAATCAAGGCCTTGGAATTCTGTGCACGTTGTTGGGCATTTTAGCTTACACCCACTTCAAGCTCAGCGAGCAGGAAAGCAATAAGAGTAAATTGGCTCAGCGTCCATAAAGCAAGGCCTTCTGGAGCTTAATAACGTTGTGAAGGAGGAcaagtatttaaatatacattgaTTCCAGAATGCAGAAAAGATGCCTCCTTCGTGTGGATCTGTGGTTTTCGTTTAACCACCAGGATTGTTATTCTGTAACAAACCCAAATGAAATGAGTTCTGTAAAATGCTGAGGTTTGCCACCTCAGTCCGTCCTGTCATTTTCATTCAATTTAAatggtaaaagagaaaaaggcacACTTCAAATTGCTGTGGAAATTGTACTGAGCTAATTATACTTTTTGCATACCAAATGAGATCATGATGGCTACAGTTATaatacagagggagaaaaaaagaaaaggaattctGTCTTTGTGATCATGCCAGTATTACTGTTGTGGAGAAACCTGGAGGCGCTTTTATGCAGATGTTCTGGTACGTAGTGATGCTTCCTCCTTTTTGTCTGGTGAGTGATGAAGAGGAAACAGACTTTGTTCAGTAGGTCTAAAAAGGACCACCAAGCTCATTCCTGTTCCTTGTATGCTTTCTTATCTATGCTTGGCTTAGACACATTGATAGATTTTGGCTGAGGAAACTAGATAAAATCACAGTTGGAGAGAGACCAGAGGAGACATTGGAAAACTTGAAGCCACAGGCCAACCTATAGAAAAGTAGGAAATTGGATCTAAACAGTTCAtcttagatttttcttttggtctgTCAGGACACTAATGAAGTCATTCATGTTCTAGATAATTCTGTTACTGCTATTCAGTTTTCTCTGTGCCAAGCCCAAGGCTTTACATGAGCTCTTGTAAATGCTCATGAGCCTAATCAATTCCCTGATTTGGGGGGAATAATCAAGCACGTTGCAGCCTTTGCACACAGACACCCATGCGAAATGTGTTTTTGGAGAAATCTTCAGAATGGTCGTGCCATCTGCAGTGGACGTGAGGGCTGCCTGCTCTGTCTCCGCCTTCAGCCCCAGCTCACTGCCGCACCTTCCCCACGAGTTACTTGGGTGGGTTCTGCAGCTTGGCCCGTTGTCCTTGTTCCAggggcaccagaactgtatcAGAGCGAGTGAAGAGTGCGAGGTGGGATCTGCTCCTGCTCTAATTCAGGAATgctctgaaaattattttatgacaGTATCAAGCACTGATTTTGacaagggggaaggaggaagttGAGTGctgttctattttaaaagagacagaaaaaataacagctttcaGTAAATCTGGTGAGAACATACGTTCACTAGATTTGCAGGGTTAGAATTTATTTGCAGCATCTTACATTTTGaggttcattttattttcatctacCTCTGGCAGATTTAAAGAGGGGAATTACGTGAACAAAACCAGGTATTTTAAGTTTTTCAACCACCGACAGAAATGATACTTAGCTCCTCTAGGCTTTTTACAATACAGGTAACAACTCTTTGTGTAGGAAAGAATACAGATCTTCTCAAGCctgtaaattatttattctgttaCAGAGTtcttgatttaagaaaaagttctttttccATATAACCTAAGTTTATACTGTAATACTTTGACATTTCAGGGTTAGAAATACCTGAATAATTTGACATCTTTACCAGCTGTGTCTTGGACATTGTACTGGTCCAAGGTTAATTTTTtgtatatgtttttataaatctgtatcattagtttaaaaatacagccGGGACTACTGAAAGATGTGTTCATAAAGCCAATCTCCGGGTGCATATCCTTCAGTACGTACACCGAGAAGGCCATCTGCATTAATTTGTGCTGTGCACAAGTTCTTCTAAAATGTAGATAGACCACAAAGACTTACAGTTAGCAAACAACGGAATTAGAAGCCTGTGTGACAACAGTACTTGGGATGTAAATATGTAGAAAGTGCTAGAATGAACAAAGCAATCGTGTCTGAAACTATAAAAGAATCCTTAAGGAGGGAAGTGGATCTGCAAGAGAAAGTTACCGGTGTCATTATACATTATAAATGCAGTCTGTTGCTGGAGTGTGTAAGTTGTGGAGGTCACTTAAGTGACGTGATTCTTTTTCATACGTTCAAGGAGTCTCATTTGAGATTTACCTGTATCTAACAAATAAAGTCTCTTGAACTTTGTAATATGGTTCAAACTATGAAATCCAGGAGGCATGTGTAATCGTGGGATGAATAGATCTTTGTATGTATTGTTTCTTTGGATACCATGTGTAGGGTGGGAATAAATT
The window above is part of the Strigops habroptila isolate Jane chromosome 3, bStrHab1.2.pri, whole genome shotgun sequence genome. Proteins encoded here:
- the SLC35E3 gene encoding solute carrier family 35 member E3; protein product: MGWLPAQGRLAAGLLVNLAASICIVFLNKWLYVRLGFPNLSLTLVHFAITWLGLYLCQALGAFSPKSLQPSQVLPLALSFCGFVVFTNLSLQSNTIGTYQLAKAMTTPVIVVIQTLAYGKTFPLRIKLTLVPITLGVFLNSYYDVKFNVLGMAFATMGVLVTSLYQVWVGAKQHELQVNSMQLLYYQAPMSSAMLLFIIPFFEPVFGDGGIFGPWTLSAVIMVLLSGVVAFMVNLSIYWIIGNTSPVTYNMFGHFKFCITLLGGCLLFKDPLSVNQGLGILCTLLGILAYTHFKLSEQESNKSKLAQRP